DNA from Salvelinus alpinus chromosome 17, SLU_Salpinus.1, whole genome shotgun sequence:
TAGTGCATTATTATTGGTTAAGCATAATAAGCCTCCTCAATAGCCTATTTGCAGCCTtaggtggtaatatctctctaggGTCATTTTCACCGcttttcaacctcattttcaATATCTCCAGCACAACGCTAGTTTCTACATACAGTGAGtgaacaaaatattaggaacaccttcctagttTGGAGTTGCACCCgtttttaccctcagaacagccttaattcgttggggcatggactctacaaggtgtcaaaagtgctccacagggatgctggcccaagtTGACTCCattgctttccacagttgtgtcaagttggctggatgtcgttTGGGTGGTGGGACATTCTTGAAACACAcggcgggaaactgttgagcgggaaaaacccagcagcgttgcagatcttgacacaatttcaacttatttttgaaaaataaattgaattatttaagaaaagtgcaaTGGTGACAGTATGTTTAGCCATACCTGAATTATTTCTATAAGATGTTAACACCGGAAGTAAATTGTCCAACAATACATACAGTATCCCTTCATAGGCCTACAATGTATTTGTTAATTATAGATCATACACATGTGTCTGCATTAGGCCTAGTTCTAAATGAGTAAATCAATTATTTTGTATGATTTCTAAACGTATGTTATTAATATTTATACAATTATTGTCCTGGATTTTGGTTTAAAAGCTTCTTTTTTTGGTCTAATCTTAACCTGTTCTAGATGCTTTTAACAAGCAATCAAACAAGAAATGTTGTCTTTTGaagaataatttaaaaaaaatacctaCTGTAGAACCAAACTGAGTATACTCCTCTATCATAGCAGATTATGAATATTGTGCCATATTTCTATCACATTCAAAAATTGGGGCTAACATGTTTTGGTAATTTCCCCACCATTAAATAGCTAGTAAATGAGGATTTCACTCCGAGATTTCCCCAATTACAGTAACCTaatagcagacctgggttcaaatatctCAATTACTTTAAAATACATTTCAAAGTAAGTATTCAGATATTTATTTTAAGAgacaagtagttgaatattggaattAACTTTGGAAATAGACTTGGAAAGTATTGGCACACAAAGACACTGACTCAAATACATTCCCAAGCATTTAACCTAGGTttttgaaaatagtatttgaaataagtatttgaaaatcCTTTCAAATATTATTGCAAAATATATTCAAATACTTCCAATTAGAAGTAGTTGATTTGGGCCTCAATATTAAAACATGCTCAAATACACAGAAAAGTAGTTTTTAAATAAAAGATCATCTAGACATGTATTGAAACCACAGGTCTGGTTGTTAGTATAATATCTATTTTACTGTGCAGCGGAGGACGGGTTGATCCTGCAGGGTGGGGATGGTCCATGTGAGGGCTATGTTGAAGTCTTCCATGGTGGGAAATGGGGTATTGTTGGTGACCAGAAATGGCAGTCGAAAAATGAGGAGGTGATCTGCAAGAGCATCGGCTGTGGGAAACGCGTAAGCTCGAAAGACATTCTGTTGAAAAAGGTTCGGCCTATCACATGGATGAACGAGGTGGTATGCAATGGAACTGAGAAGTATCTATGGCACTGCATGTTCCCAGGGTGGAATATAAGTTCTTATAACAAGGATACAGTAAAAAAAATCACATGTTCGGGTAAGTGTTCTTTTAAGTTATTTACATTTTCTGTTGTGTATTGGTAACTCTATCAGGTTGGATATTTTACTACATTGACAGACATTCTTTCTTCCCCCTTTCCTCCCCCTTGTAACAATTTATTTTGTTGTTCTTCGGCTGTTTGGTAATTTACTTGTGTTAATTGTTGGCTAATACTGACACCTCAATATTTTCTTTGTCACAACGGCCGATGCCTATATGGTATACCAAATACCGATATAAAAAAAGTTGTGTTACTAACTTTGATATTTATCAAAATTACTTTTTACATCATCTGATTGTCAACTCGAACATTGAAAATATTGATTTTATTTTGTGTTGTATTTGCATGATTTAATTCCATAAGTTAAACACAAAATGAAGCATTTGAATGACATTTTGAGCCTCACAAGTGATTTTGAACATTGTCTTCAGAAAAGATTCAGCTTGATGTTGAGAGTTCAACTGGGTCCAGATGTGCTGGAACTCTCAGGTACAAAACAACCTCAATGGAGGACAACAAAGAGGGCTACTTTTGTAATCCGAATTGGGGTAAGAGCTACATCTTGTTAACTTGATCTCTGATGGTAACAATAAATACTATACTTTTTAGTTTTAGTTTTACCATTCGCATGGGTGAAATATCAATTAGTCATTTTAGGCtgattttattttgtgttattataAATTACTTGTTAATATACAATCTAATTACACTTTATATTATTTGATAACAATTAACTTTCATTATAACTTAATTTATATGCTTCATTAGGTTGTGCAAGCAATCActatccacattttgttttagGTAGTGAATAGCAAAACTAAAAATGTGTCAATTATCCACGTTGTTTCATTTGAAGATATTTCTTCTCCTTTAttttataaaatgtatttcaaGAAGTATGGCTAGACTGTGTGAGCAGTGAAAACAATCCTTTAGTGATAGTCGTAACATAAGCAAAATTGTATTGCATTTTTGGGGGGTTAGGGGCATTTGCATAATTGCAGAAAATGCAGAAAATGTGTTTTAAATTGTCAAAACCAATTCCGGGGAAATCCCCAGAACCCTCGTCTACTGATCATCTTCCCCAATATCTACACCACCATTTCACCCTTGGGTCGTAACACACGTCTGTTCTTTACCTCTGGCTCAGATAAAAAGCAGGCTGATCTTGTGTGTGAACATCTCAAATGTGGCCAATCTAAGGGTCTCCCAGCAGCCGGAACGTTCTCACAAAATGAGAATCATGGCGACATCAAAACTATACAGTGCAGCAACTTAGAGCATCAGAAACATATCTGGCAATGTATCACCGAGCATAAAGAGACGTGTACAGTACCTGTCTCCGTGATCTGCTCAGGCAAGTATTTCATATTCACTTCACCACATTCACTGCTAAGAGTCACTGATCTTACAACCACTATCTTCTGATCACAATTGTTTCATATAATTCTTACGCTGTATGTGTGATGCATTAAGGTGCTTTAGTGCCTAACTGTTTGCAGATTTCACCCTTCACTTTTGGGGTTACATTCATAAGGTTTTGCAATTCTATGCCCACTGAGTAGTTAAAGTTAGTGGAACTGTATGTACAGTTAGTGGAGGTCATAGTGGAACAACCTGGTCTCacagcatttcgtattattctgtacgtaaaatCCGTGACACTCCGTTTAGTCTGATAtcttacgtttcgtatggtatgcatTAATTAGTGGATATTcatcacccattttgtatgatatgttacgaattacaatttgtattatatgttacaaatttacCAAAcgcatgatatgttacgaattctagcttgGTGGCTAACGTCCAGTCGAAGCTCCCATcaactacaagaccatggtgcttgcctacagagcagcaaggggaactgccCCCTCTACCTTTAGGCTATGCGCAAACCTTACACCCCAACCCTAGCACttcgttctgccacctctggtgtCCTGAACCAACACTTGCACTTGATTCCCCTCCAACCCCCTCATTTCTAGCTTTCACTTtgataactactttattgaggaaaagtgtACTTACTGTTGTTAGCAatttattcttcaataacacaaactccaaagcaaatgagggggagaaaaataggtttatttgAGAAGGACAAATCAAGATGTTATGCTGGGAGGTAGATGGTCAGTCTCCCCTGTCTTCAGCTTTTCTCCACCCAACAAAGGAACAGGAGACCATTTATAACCCTCCACCCTAGTCtggggttgaccaatcagaagtccttACAGGACAattggccaatggccaaataccAAGTATCCTGCCCCAGAACGTAGCACAAGTGGCTCTGAGTTCAGGACTGACAGcacacagattctaaacagatgttgaactgaaaaccAACTCCTATTGATAGTTAATCCCAGTCCTCTCGTCCTCTGCGTTGTGcatttatcttcaaaatattcttatactctgactgtgatatgtggttgtcccacctagctgtctGAAGTTGAATGCActaactaactgtaagtcgctctggataagagcatctgctaaatgactcaaatgtcaatatATATGTATCAAAGTTTCCGATTTTGGTATCTGCCTTTGCACTATGATCACCTTCTGATATGATTAATTtaacaacatatactgtctatGTCAACTAATTTTATAAAAGTGGAACGTTTACTGTTACCTTTGTAGATgtaattacaaaaaaaaaatgtaatatctgtCCAACAGATCATCACAGCTTTCGTCTTCAAGGTGGAAGCAATGTCTGTTCTGGACAGTTGGAAGTGGAAGAGGACGAAGGTGTTTGGAAACCTGTATGCCAAAGCCAATACAAGCTGAACAAATCAAGGGATGATCTGTGCTCATACATGCGGTGTGGCAAAAGTCACAGTCAGGAAAACCTGGTCTGTGACAGTTCCAAAAACATCTCACTGGATTGTACAGGTAAAGCTCTCTGGAAGATCGATTTTTCATTCTTTGAGACAGCGCACAGTGTTCTCTAGGCAACAATCACAAATGTTCTAAGATTTTGAATCATGAGTAAACTTTAAAAAGGCAATCTTAAAAAGGGAAAAGACTATCAGAGTAAAACGTATTTATTGTATATCTTTAATTTATTTGATGTCCAAATACtgcatgtttttgtttgttggtcTAAAGCAATGTGCATGGgattaaaaaagaaaaaagaaaatctTTCTAGAAGTTTTTGAGAATTATTGTTCAATGTGTTTCAGACAAAGTCAACATATCCCTGTTGACAGATGACCAAAGCCAGAATGTCAATCATTGTTTTGGGTCAGTACACTTCAACCACTCTGGCACCCTGGAGGCTGTGTGTTCTACTAGTTGGGATGAGAAGGATGGACGTGTCGTGTGCCGGGAGTTGGGTTGCGGAGAGGTTGTGTCAGTCAGCTCTGGGAGTAAACTCCAGAAAGGTGGAATGCACGACCATGTAGATTGCAAAGACTCTGAGGCTTCACTGTGGCACTGTCTGGCCAAGCATGATAACACCGCAACCTCATGCAGGAAAGCCAGTGTCATCTGCTCAGGTACTATACATTACACAACACAGAAAACTTGAGAGCAGTAGGATTGTTTTCAGCATTGTTTATAGAATTACAACAACATGAAAAATATGTGGAAAACTATTACCACTATTTTGTTAATTTCAAATGCTACATCTAAAGAAGTAGATTTTTGGTTTCTAATCTTCAAAAGGCAAttgcacatctgagctatcttagtagcaggtgcatggtaacagccgaataagatgagaaaaaaaGAAAGCCGCAGACGGCTGTTTATTTAGCTTGACGTATCGGCCTCAAGGAGCAGTGATACAGCAAGAGCAGTCTGCGGGTTTCTTCTTCTTTCTCATTGCTTTATAATTTTCACATTTTTGCATTTGTAATGTGCTAAATTGTAGGTTTATTAATACTTGGAAAAAATATCAATGGTTTTTCATACTCTTTTCCCCTGACATTGTTATCCAGGTAGTGTGAAAGTGCGTTTGTCAGATGGCCCTGGGAGGTGTGCTGGAAGAGTAGAGATTCAGCATGAAGGGGTGTGGAAGAGCGTCCGTAAAAGCAACTGGAATGATCAAAACTCTAGAGTGATCTGCAATCAACTGATTTGTGGTGATGCTTTGGCTGATACTGATTCCTTCATTCAAGGAACGAGTCAAGTATTGAACAATGAGGTGACCTGTACTAGTGACTCTAAATCTATCTCTAACTGTATCAAGCCAACCAACAAACGGCAACAACAGGATAAAAACAAGATGTTAATCTgccaaggtatctgtttttttactttttgtacaaaaaaatatatgcatattaaacTTTACAGTTTGTTATGGCAAGTTTGTtttaatcataggtacacttttaCCCAAATATAACTATTTTCTGCTTTGATGCTGCAGTTTAATGTGGTTTGTTTAGGATTACATGTGCTTTACTGATCAGTGGaacctttcccctgcctctcttCTGATTGTTAAGAGCATGCGGTGGTGTTTCTGATGGGGGACTGCTCTGGCAAGGTGGGCATAGAGCAAGCTGGGAAGACTTACTGGCTGTCTGGGTCTAACGCCACTTTTAATCGTCAAACTGCCATGGTGGTGTGTCAACAGATGGACTGTGGGAATGCTACCTCATTTACCTTTGAATCCACTAGTGGAACCACTGATTTGTGGAAATACTCTTACAACTGCCTGGAAAGGGAAGAATCCCTTTTTGACTGCGAGCAGAGTGAGCGTCTGTCAAACCACAGTATAGTAGTCTCTGTCGTCTGCTCAGGTACACAGCATTCTATTGACAAAACATGTGACATCCCATTCCATTCCATCCCATTCCatcccattcctctctctctctctctatttataaTGGTTGATTCTTTTATTTTTCGAAGGAGAATAACTGTATATGATGATAAAAGGTGATGgaaataatttgataataatacTAATAGTAGGTCTTCGTGGTGTTCCTCATCTCGGGctttgccctgacaggtagtaaaaAAGTAAGCCTGAAAGTTGACACTAAAGACGAGGGGAAATGCTGGGGAAAGGTGGATGTGTGCCTCAACGGAGTGTGTGGAGGTGTTTGTGAGGATGCCTGGACGGAAAATAACTCCGACATGTTGTGTAAAGACTTGGATTGTGGATCAGCCATCTATCCTCTGTCCTACCTGAGAAAATCACAATCAGCTTTAGACAAAATCACCATCAGCAGTGTGCACAGTACCCAGCAGACAACGAACATCAGTCAGTGTAACATGGTGAAAAACGTTGACCAGTCTTACTGTAAGGACAAGCCAGCCTACGTGGTTTGCTCAGGTAATATCATGTAACAGTCCCTGTTTTCCATTAAATCCatatttttgtcattttttttcTCACATTATTTTGCTAATGCATGATTGTTTTTAATTTGACGTCATTATTCCCAATGCAGGGAGTGTCAAGGCCAAGCTAATGGAGCATAGAGAGAGATGCTCGGGCAACGTACAGATGTTCTACCAAGGAAATTGGCACCCTGTCTGTGAGACTGCCCTAAAGAACAAAGATGTCCAAAACACTATCTGCCGAGAGCAGGGTTGTGGACATGGTGTCAAACCTCTCTTGTTCTTTGGCCCTTCATCTGCAAACAGTGGTGCTGTTGTGTCAGGCCTCACCTGTAGTGCAAACAGCAATTCTTCGGCAGAGTGCACAGCTAAGACCAACAGCCAACAATGTCGTCTCGGTGGTCTCCAATGCTCTGGTatttgtttgtttctatgttttcaaCACCGGAGTCAAAATGAGAGAATATATTGTATAAAGTTTATAATAATAGCTAtactttttttttactatttacaATCTCCATATGAAAgtcattatgtacacaataactAGTTTGTCTTTTGTAAAAAGTATAGTTTGGGGCCCTTGCATTCTTAAAACTGTATTTGCCTGAGGGTTTCCTCACTTATCTTTGCAGTTTAGCAGATACACTAATGCAGAGCAATTTGGATCAAGtatcttgctcaagggcaaatccacagatttTTCAACTAGTCAGCTctaggatttgaaccagcaacctttgggttactggcccaacgctcttaactgcttgGCTACCTGCTGCACATTCTTTGCTGTGTTTAACTTGGCCCAACCTTCACTGTGCCTTGTGTTATTTCACAGAATGGAGGAGAATGGTGTTGAAGCTAGGGAAAGGGGCTTGTGACGGGTACGTGTTTGTATACAGTGAAGCAGACAGTCGGCCTGTCAGCAGCGATGGTTGgactgagacagagagcaagGTTTTGTGCAAAGACTTGGGCTGTGGAGCCTACATCAACCATAATGTTAAGGAAAAGGCAGATTATCATGATCTCTTGTGGGGGAAGAAGTACATATGTGAAGGGGCGACAAAAAGCATCTGGGACTGTGAACTAAACGACAGGCCCTCTCAAAACCAGTCGATCTACTTACAGTGCCAAGGTAAGA
Protein-coding regions in this window:
- the LOC139542970 gene encoding scavenger receptor cysteine-rich type 1 protein M130; its protein translation is MWFLLLLWYASSPHLPSTQAEDGLILQGGDGPCEGYVEVFHGGKWGIVGDQKWQSKNEEVICKSIGCGKRVSSKDILLKKVRPITWMNEVVCNGTEKYLWHCMFPGWNISSYNKDTVKKITCSEKIQLDVESSTGSRCAGTLRYKTTSMEDNKEGYFCNPNWDKKQADLVCEHLKCGQSKGLPAAGTFSQNENHGDIKTIQCSNLEHQKHIWQCITEHKETCTVPVSVICSDHHSFRLQGGSNVCSGQLEVEEDEGVWKPVCQSQYKLNKSRDDLCSYMRCGKSHSQENLVCDSSKNISLDCTDKVNISLLTDDQSQNVNHCFGSVHFNHSGTLEAVCSTSWDEKDGRVVCRELGCGEVVSVSSGSKLQKGGMHDHVDCKDSEASLWHCLAKHDNTATSCRKASVICSGSVKVRLSDGPGRCAGRVEIQHEGVWKSVRKSNWNDQNSRVICNQLICGDALADTDSFIQGTSQVLNNEVTCTSDSKSISNCIKPTNKRQQQDKNKMLICQEHAVVFLMGDCSGKVGIEQAGKTYWLSGSNATFNRQTAMVVCQQMDCGNATSFTFESTSGTTDLWKYSYNCLEREESLFDCEQSERLSNHSIVVSVVCSGSKKVSLKVDTKDEGKCWGKVDVCLNGVCGGVCEDAWTENNSDMLCKDLDCGSAIYPLSYLRKSQSALDKITISSVHSTQQTTNISQCNMVKNVDQSYCKDKPAYVVCSGSVKAKLMEHRERCSGNVQMFYQGNWHPVCETALKNKDVQNTICREQGCGHGVKPLLFFGPSSANSGAVVSGLTCSANSNSSAECTAKTNSQQCRLGGLQCSEWRRMVLKLGKGACDGYVFVYSEADSRPVSSDGWTETESKVLCKDLGCGAYINHNVKEKADYHDLLWGKKYICEGATKSIWDCELNDRPSQNQSIYLQCQDDLTASLGETGNCYGQVRLNNLPVCYDNWDDSHSKIACQEQHCSNSISFEKSNKGSGGDAHFVSCIGSESNLGQCKTKRGKCGSGLVSVSCAGGVKFNSTQECGGKIKILYRGTWESVCLLNMYSRGGELLCKELGCGYPQPLKQEEIEQSKEEKEGQIIPETSLDCSQENHNLQNCVIKKNECKKPGVIYCTGYPIKVPIPPIPINLYVGLSLGLLSLVMVVALCLFLRRRFVTRFKSRFSMRKESAFESGDYDDVETNGSELFGPMEMRDLKCHESESGGDKENGRRSAASSLSYDDIAEEVPAQPLSSGEDGTSSPGPGAGPSATHEHVTYEVEEDQRESYDDVVSMITPAEIREEIAEVHDRPKGLAIHDDEDYLEPDG